tctaaATATGAAATTATATGCTTTTATTGATAGGGACACTAGTGGGTATGGTAGGATTCCAACTTTAAAATATAGTCCTTCCATTTAGGGTGTGGAATATATTTGAAGAGTCCATTTTAAATGAAAATGTCCTATTTATATATTCTATTCTATATTctttgaaaaaattaaatatcttctATGGTCTTAATCTgtatttttctttcaaaaaaatatttttgaaatattttaataccatatttaaGTTGCAAAATGATTCGATGAAttttctttaataaaataataaagataattatattgtaccaaaaatatttataattataaagccttttttatctttttctgaaataaatctagaaatttattgtatataattttattattttagtcaaagttttattttgtttttaaatatgatattttacaCTCAGAGTAAAAGTGtatcataatttaattatatttaagatTTTAATTGAGTTAATTTCTTATATATTGATATAGTTAAAAAATgagtaaaaattataatttttattataaaggtatgtatgtcatacaataattttatcttttaaaattaatagcttaaactataatttcaaaaattattagAATAGACGAGTGGTTAACTTTAAATGCAGGTTTGATTCTTAGTGTTAATAAGACTTTTGACACGATacttaaaattacttataatccCACTCCAACTCATAATAAAGAAGATAATGCATCTCAGTGCACTCCAACCCATGTCCTATTATATTAGcggcaatttaaaatttttaaaataaaagaaaaatataatgaTGCAATTTGATATAATATGATTTGTTTTTcattttgtcttttaattttatatatgcaAAAAAAATTGTGCAATCGGAGAAAAAATGTTAAGGTGTATCATGCCATtacatgttaaaaaaaaaaaattacatatcaaTTAATTTGGCGAATtagaattataattatttttgaaatataCATTTTAACCTATTTGAATTGTGTTTATTGGGGAGGAAAAGAATTTGAAAGAGAAATATTTAGCAAAACTTTTACATAGAAAAATATTACTACTTTAAAAACATTCATAATTTTATCTAATTAAGTACTTGAACTTACAATTAAATACTTAAACTTAGTTTCTTTGTTCAAATTTATACTTGAACCaggcttttatttaattatacaaattagtatttatttaaatcaatttGAACCATGAAGCCAAATTCATATACCGATTTGAACTGAAAAACCAACTCAAGTACCTAATCGAACAAAAAAAGGTTCAAATACTAAATTAAACCTTGAGACCAAGTTTAAATacctaattgaaaaaaaaaagttcaggTACCATAATGTATATTTACCCTTATTGTTTTTTAAAAAGGTTTAAAGCTTTGATTTCTTCCCGTTGAAGTCGAAGGTTGGAATTTGGATTATTTGAAGTTCAAATCATTGAGGCTCAAATCATCATTTTGTGTTTCAAACCACGTAAACTAGAGCCTTAGGTAAACGAAAGGAAGACGCAGAAGAGAAAATATGAAACTGAACAACTGCCGGAATATCGGATGGATAAATACGAGAAAGAAACACTTGCAAAAGATGATTGAGCCTTAACTCTATTGATATAATTGTTGTTGCAATAAGTAAAAAGACTAGGATTCGAGTGCCATTCGGAAAAGACAAATCAGACAAACCATTGAAAATAAagtacttttaaatttttaaacttaaaCTCTACTGATATCATTATTGATATCATTGTTGTTGTTGCTACAATTAAAAAGACGTGAATTCGAGTCTCATTCGAAAAGGCAAATCAGACAAACCATTGAAAATAAagcacttttaaaattttaaaatatagtaaaattaGTCACccatatgcaaaaaaaaaaaaaacattggttGCAAATTGTTCTAAAGGTTTCAAAGGAGCCAAGAATAGAaagcaaaaaaaaacaaaaaccaaatataagaaaaataaaaacccaGACTACTAAAAAGGAAAAAACAGAGCAAACAAGCCGGTCGACGAAATAATGCAAACGATAAACGAACGACCCAAGAACCAATTACGAGATTGAAATCTTTGCAGACTTATCTActctgttctttttttttttttttggttggagAGATCCTTACTTGGCCATCATGACTTTGACGAATTCGTCGTAGTTGATCTGGCCGTCACCATCAACATCGGCTTCACGGATCATCTCATCGACTTCCTCATCGGTAAGCTTCTCGCCAAGATTTGTCATAACGTGACGAAGCTCGGCAGCAGATATGAAACCGTTCTGATCCTTATCGAACACCCTGAAAGCTTCTTTAAGTTCCTCCTCAGAATCGGTATCTTTCATTTTCCTTGCCATAAGGTTGAGAAATTCAGGGAAATCGATGGTCCCATTTCCGTCAGCGTCAACTTCATTAATCATATCTTGGAGTTCTGCCTCAGTAGGGTTCTGTCCGAGTGACCGCATTACAGTACCCAGTTCCTTGGTAGTAATGCAACCTATATAGCGAGTATTGGAAACAAATGAAGGAAATAAGACTATGGTTTCAGCTATGAAACAATAAAAGCAGACACAAATGCATAGCCGAACAAGTACGGATGCGGATCGTAACATTTTTCCAATGTGCAAAAACGACACGGATATGGAGGCAGAAATGTAATTGATCAAATTTATAGAGCAAAACATCGAGAATTCAAAGTTTAACAACTGATGGATCAACTAACACATGTAACAAAGTATATTGATTTATAGAAATCAACTGATTCAAGAGCCTTCAAATATTTAACTACCAAGTACCATGTTTGGGATTATAGATCAAAAGAAATTTGCTAGAGGTTCAATCCAACGAACTCAAGTACAGAATCCAAAGAAGCTTAGCTAATGAGATTAAACATTCACATAAAAGAACTGCAaccttcaatcatgattaaatcAAAAATCAAATCTCAAACATAAAACTATGGAGCAAATCAATAAACGAAATAGCGATCTAGTTAAGTCTCTTTAGCATCAAAGATAAGTCATAAATGCAATCAACATCACGACCGAGAAAGGTCAACGAGAACGAAAATGAAAGGGAAAAAAATACAGCGATAAGCCATCAAAAGCAAGAAAATACATAAAAGAAGATCAATCAAGATCATAAATTCATAATTCGCAATCCTAGATCCGTCACACCACTCAAATCACGAAAGAAAACGATcgcaaaattcaaaaattaaacaaaaaaaaagcaTAAAAAACGAAAAATAACACTCAGATCCGCAAACCAGAGCTGAACCAAACGAAGAACATTATTCCagcataatttttaaaaaaatcaagaaCAAAATAAAAGTGAGGAAAGAGAGAGATGAAGGAAGGGACCATCGCCATCCTTGTCAAAGAGGCTAAAGGCCTCCTTGAACTCAGAGATCTGCTCATCGGTAAGCTGGTCCgccattttcttttttcttcttctccttcttcaCTTAcgcttcttttttgttttttgttttttttttcctcagGAAAATGAGGTGTTTAGGGAGAGAAAAGATCGCGTAGAAAAATGATGAGAAAGAGTGTGATGCATTGAATATGGAAAATATAGAAAAGGGTAGTAAGTGTATATAAAGGCCCAAAGTTGGGCCCAATACAGTAAGGCATCTGATTCTCTCTCATTCGCTGGCAAATGTTTACTTACTTTTCCTTTTTGGTAAAATTTAAGAAAGGTCCTTGTGGTATACATTTTGGTGgattagtccctatattttaatttgaccaattttaattGGATTATTATATTATTTGGCACATGAGTTTAGCTTCAAAATTGAATTTAATACCCAGCCAAAGAAATGTGACCTAGTGAATATTTGACTCGATGTAATGTATATCTAATTTTCTATTCCTTTATGCGATTTGGATGGTCTCAAGGGGGATCATCACCTCTCCTCTAATCTCGATAATCCGTACATTCCTTATCAATGTATGGGTAGCGATCTCTTGAACACATGTTTAGGTTTGGccttaatgataaaataaaatgaagcacCTAACAACGTATCTTCATAGATTAATAACTACGAGATCTCTCCTTTTATTTTGGGGTATGGAGGGATTGTACCATTCGAGcttcttttttttcattcttttttcgAAGGTTCGAAGAAAGATACAATCAATAGGATTTTCTTAATGCTCCCTTCTCAAAAAGAAGAATGTGTAATTCTTTTTCCTTTCCATGGGGATCAAGAGATTGGATCTAACCGTACTTATATACCAATCTGAACATTTAAACCAAACTTAGTTGGTTaattggaacaaaaaaaaaaaaaacctcaagtATCAATTTGAGAAAATTCATGTGTCAATTTAAATATTGaagtcaaactcaaatacttagtATACCATATTAgcctctttcttctttttttttttaaatttctttactttTGAAAATATGTATTTTCACTCTAAACAATTTTTTTGTGAACTCCGTCAAATAAATAGTTGTgagttattttttaaatatagttTGGATatccttatgtatatatatatatatatatatataaagtttcgagtttagtatatatataatagttatAATTTTAGTTTaggatatatttttttaaaatatggtTTCGATCCTCATTTTGGatataaaatagttttaaaatttatgatcaaTATTTATCTCTTAATGGACAGACCTACAGAATGCAGAGAATTAATTATTGGGTTTGTTGGATGATTTGAAACCTAAGGAAATAGGCAAAGAATATAAAGAAGTAACACATGTGCACAATTTAGCATCTAAATATTCTCCAATTTGTGAAGTTTCTAGACAATTAGAGAAGAACAACGCTACCATAGAATATTTGATGAAAGGAAATCTTAGCACTTTTCAACTTAGAAATGCCAAAAGTAATTAAAGATAaagtttttaatataaattatttagtttATATAAATGGAATAATTGATACTTTTAGTTGTTTTTATTGTATTGGATGAAAATATTATGTAATATATTCTTTTAAGAAATTATGATGAAGTTGTATAAATGTGTtttcgataaatttatttttgggttaatatatataaagatatcaaatatttggtaatttatatctatttagtatttaaattgtttttttacCTAACCGGTAACTAAATTTGGAAATTATAAGTCAACTTAGTGTTTTTTAAGCACCTGACTAATAGTTTTAAAATACGTTGATTTGGTGTTGATATGACACTGACGACCAATAGTAATGGTTGTATGTCATCATGCTATTGGTTATTAGTGCAACGCCAACTTATTCTAACGTTATTAGTCAAGCACCTAAAAGAAAGTACTAAGTTGACTTAGGGCCACTTTGAATGTACATTATCTTTGATGCGGtgtgtttagtttttttttcttttgctttaCGCTATAATATTTAATCTCACTGCTGTTATTTTTTTACACTAACCGTAGATAAATGCACCATTTATCCAAATGGGCCCTTACAGTCTCCAAATTTAGGTACCAGTTAAGTcgaaaaaaatatttaagtaccAAATAAGTATAAATTACCAAATCCAAATACCTCTACATATATTAACCCTTGTTTCTTTACCGAATTTTTTAactataattaaatatttttcaattaatttattctCGTATCGTTATTCCGACTTTCGAACTCGACTGAATTTCACTCCACCTTAATCTCCTCATTGATGTCCTCTCTTATGTACACTGTATTAACAAAAGGAACCAAAGAAAGGAAAAACACGTTGCGAAGCATTTTTGATAAAGGAGTTCTATAACGGATAAGGAATAATAGCTGACAAAAGATAGCATGAATTTaagaataatttaattaattaattcccTTTATACCCAATAATTTTATGTCAAAATATGCGGTCAAATTTTTCATAAAGTTTTGAAATGTAAATTAAATAttcttattttcttattaaattttaaattcaatcaTTCTGTTTAGTCAAATTTAATGTTGAACAACATATGCcacaataatatatatttaatacagTTAAAAGATTTATTTTTTCGATTCACTCTTAATTTT
Above is a genomic segment from Gossypium arboreum isolate Shixiya-1 chromosome 8, ASM2569848v2, whole genome shotgun sequence containing:
- the LOC108469890 gene encoding calmodulin gives rise to the protein MADQLTDEQISEFKEAFSLFDKDGDGCITTKELGTVMRSLGQNPTEAELQDMINEVDADGNGTIDFPEFLNLMARKMKDTDSEEELKEAFRVFDKDQNGFISAAELRHVMTNLGEKLTDEEVDEMIREADVDGDGQINYDEFVKVMMAKRREKATSHVNSTTKRGKKSKGKQSCKCIFL